In one Culex quinquefasciatus strain JHB chromosome 2, VPISU_Cqui_1.0_pri_paternal, whole genome shotgun sequence genomic region, the following are encoded:
- the LOC6045072 gene encoding sister chromatid cohesion protein DCC1: MIFSQDYQRSVEDVHTIVRHAKLDFNNLTNTAQAIYYPDGDTHANMGNLKLLEADDHILEQIRAGKSVSFKGALNEKVVICTESRTYEVKEAEISNSLLLVPRLQQAQATSRSPIKSPKGGVNTSLDSSTEEMGEDAVDSIDTIERKDVVRIFHDYFECRQVKPKYRKIIDLLRLTKYSGPENEHLVERSLLFRFRQLLDTVQCSKEEFEEGLRKYRAIEIEDRIRMLDNEYEYRAVTLMLALIGENSWRLDAIDKATTVEALEGIVPYDVVDKIFDVYTEPTESGRFRYREDLVCALFAEKILQQGLKFHIDDFLTTWQETLPEGFTANEKYLRGIGIIDREGNVPCVRGLNEADLPNNLLVRLVTLFKTKERWNLEQIEPYIECFTTPTLGVTSILAKHTRSLVVNGTRIYVSKH, encoded by the exons ATGATATTCAGTCAAga CTACCAACGCTCCGTCGAGGACGTCCACACGATCGTCCGGCACGCCAAGCTGGACTTCAACAACCTAACGAATACGGCCCAAGCGATCTACTACCCGGACGGGGACACGCACGCCAACATGGGCAACCTCAAACTACTCGAAGCGGACGACCACATCCTGGAGCAGATCCGCGCGGGCAAGTCGGTCTCGTTCAAGGGAGCGCTCAACGAAAAGGTCGTCATTTGTACCGAGTCGAGGACGTACGAGGTGAAGGAGGCGGAGATCAGCAACAGTTTGCTGCTGGTCCCGAGGTTGCAGCAGGCACAGGCTACGAGCAGGTCGCCGATCAAGAGTCCCAAGGGTGGGGTGAACACGTCGTTGGACAGCAGCACGGAGGAAATGGGCGAGGACGCCGTGGACAGTATCGATACGATCGAGCGGAAGGACGTGGTGCGGATATTCCACGATTACTTCGAGTGTCGCCAGGTTAAGCCTAAGTACAGGAAGATCATCGATTTGCTCCGGTTGACCAAGTATTCCGGACCGGAGAACGAACATCTGGTTGAGCGATCGTTGCTGTTCCGGTTCAGGCAGCTTCTGGACACGGTCCAGTGCAGCAAGGAGGAGTTCGAGGAAGGGTTGCGAAAGTATCGCGCGATTGAGATCGAGGACCGGATTCGGATGCTGGACAACGAGTACGAGTACCGGGCTGTGACGTTGATGTTGGCCCTCATCGGGGAGAATTCCTGGCGGTTGGACGCGATTGACAAGGCCACCACCGTGGAAGCCCTCGAAGGTATCGTCCCGTACGATGTGGTGGACAAAATCTTTGATGTGTACACGGAACCCACCGAGTCGGGACGGTTCCGCTACCGGGAGGACCTTGTTTGTGCGCTTTTCGCCGAAAAGATCCTCCAGCAAGGCCTCAAATTCCACATCGATGACTTCCTGACCACGTGGCAGGAGACCCTGCCGGAGGGGTTCACCGCCAATGAGAAATACCTGCGCGGAATCGGAATCATCGACCGGGAAGGAAACGTGCCGTGCGTGCGCGGACTCAACGAGGCAGATCTACCAAACAACCTGCTCGTGCGACTCGTCACCCTGTTCAAGACCAAGGAACGGTGGAATCTGGAGCAGATCGAACCGTACATTGA GTGCTTCACGACGCCAACGCTGGGCGTGACATCGATTCTGGCCAAGCACACGCGCTCGCTGGTCGTCAACGGAACGCGAATCTACGTGTCCAAGCACTAG
- the LOC6045070 gene encoding RNA polymerase II degradation factor 1, translated as MRAFVFCMLVAAAAAEAPFAGYAPSGWRPQGAQFRLPNEYGAPLVQQPRVQVEVSKQRVAHTAQIAQLVETTTELANEYLPPTTTDLPEQLDPIRVQGLPDSQVKDFQRANPQVPARRVNQPAAPTQQPLFPLSGQLRALPGFPQFGRQVQQPVQPQQPQQLPAQTYGTPDQDSEEQPEEVQPTTTVQPESDDDDDDQDQDDQDEQTDDAGRTVVAVANAFSGQYYILGADNTLQRVTYATSQDDEDLRNMGFTAQLRYAPVEPITGPVYAYNEQGQLVRIYK; from the exons ATGAGAGCATTTGTGTTCTGTATGTTGGTAGCGGCTGCCGCCGCGGAAGCCCCTTTTGCTGGATATGCTCCATCCGGATGGCGTCCCCAGGGAGCCCAGTTCAGGCTTCCAAACGAATACGGAGCTCCGCTGGTCCAGCAGCCACGTGTTCAGGTCGAGGTATCCAAGCAGCGCGTTGCCCACACCGCCCAGATTGCGCAACTTGTCGAGACGACCACCGAGCTGGCCAACGAGTATCTGCCACCAACGACTACTGATCTG CCAGAACAGCTAGACCCAATTCGCGTGCAGGGTCTCCCCGACAGCCAGGTCAAGGACTTCCAGCGTGCCAACCCGCAAGTTCCGGCTCGTCGCGTAAACCAACCCGCTGCCCCCACCCAACAGCCTCTGTTCCCACTGAGTGGTCAACTCCGCGCCCTGCCCGGCTTCCCACAGTTCGGTCGTCAGGTCCAGCAACCCGTGCAGCCTCAGCAGCCCCAGCAACTCCCTGCCCAGACCTACGGAACCCCCGACCAGGACTCCGAAGAACAACCAGAAGAAGTCCAGCCAACCACCACCGTTCAACCCgaatccgacgacgacgacgacgatcaggATCAGGATGACCAGGACGAGCAAACCGATGACGCCGGTCGCACCGTAGTGGCCGTTGCCAATGCTTTCTCCGGCCAGTACTACATCCTCGGAGCGGACAACACCCTGCAGCGTGTGACCTATGCGACCTCCCAGGACGACGAGGATCTGCGCAACATGGGCTTCACGGCGCAACTCCGTTACGCACCCGTTGAACCCATCACCGGGCCCGTCTACGCGTACAACGAGCAAGGACAGCTGGTCAGAATCTACAAGTGA